A genome region from Maylandia zebra isolate NMK-2024a linkage group LG6, Mzebra_GT3a, whole genome shotgun sequence includes the following:
- the LOC111501267 gene encoding small integral membrane protein 26, with amino-acid sequence MKFKDLLKWNARVSAVYAIGIWTMVGSYAYLKYTGRCEVAPVKKEEVEEPQDPNQEVYKTAHTKTVITYKKDFVPYTTRIYNLISSFSSDRGAGDDNK; translated from the exons ATGAAGTTcaaagatctgctgaagtggAACGCCAGAGTATCCGCCGTGTACGCGATTGGTATTTGGACCATGGTCGGCTCGTACGCTTACCTGAAATACACAGGTCGCTGCGAGGTCGCGCCAG tgaaaaaagaagaagtggaagAGCCGCAGGATCCAAACCAGGAGGTCTACAAGACGGCACACACCAAAACTGTCATCACCTATAAGAAAGACTTTGTCCCGTACACCACAAGGATCTATAATCTCATCTCATCCTTCAGCAGCGATCGAGGGGCTGGAGACGACAACAAATGA